The following are encoded in a window of Lynx canadensis isolate LIC74 chromosome B1, mLynCan4.pri.v2, whole genome shotgun sequence genomic DNA:
- the CNGA1 gene encoding cGMP-gated cation channel alpha-1, with protein MKKNIINTRFSFINVPNVIVPDIEKEIRRMENGACSSFSDDDDDDDDSASMFEESENETPHAGDSVRNNSRRRGPTQREHYLPGTIALFNVNNSSNKEQEPKEKKKKKKEKKSKSDDKNVNKKDSEKKKKKEKEKEKKKKEEKGKDKKEEEKKEVTVIDPSGNTYYNWLFCITLPVMYNWTMIIARACFDELQSDYLEYWLIFDYLSDIVYLLDMFVRTRTGYLEQGLLVKEEVKLIEKYKSNLQFKLDFISLIPTDLLYFKLGWNYPEIRLNRLLRISRMFEFFQRTETRTNYPNIFRISNLVMYIVIIIHWNACVYFSISKAIGFGNDTWVYPDVNDPEFGRLARKYVYSLYWSTLTLTTIGETPPPVRDSEFVFVVVDFLIGVLIFATIVGNIGSMISNMNAARAEFQARIDAIKQYMHFRNVSKDMEKRVIKWFDYLWTNQKTVDEREVLKYLPDKLRAEIAINVHLDTLKKVRIFADCEAGLLVELVLKLQPQVYSPGDYICKKGDIGREMYIIKEGKLAVVADDGITQFVVLSDGSYFGEISILNIKGSKAGNRRTANIKSIGYSDLFCLSKDDLMEALTEYPDAKTMLEEKGRQILMKDGLLDINVANAGSDPKDLEEKVTRMEGSVDLLQTRFARILAEYESMQQKLKQRLTKVERFLKPLIDTEFSALEGSGVESGPMDSTQD; from the exons atgaagaaaaatattatcaataCACGGTTCTCTTTTATAAACGTTCCCAATGTGATTGTTCCAGATATTGAAAAGGAAATAAGGAGGATGGAAAATGGAGCATGCAG CTCCTtttctgatgatgatgatgatgacgacgacagTGCCTCCATGTTTGAAGAGTCAGAGAATGAAACCCCCCATGCAGGGGATTCCGTTAGAAATAACTCACGCAGAAGGGGACCAACACAGAG gGAGCACTACCTGCCTGGTACCATTGCACTTTTCAACGTTAACAACAGCAGCAATAAGGAGCA agaaccaaaagaaaaaaagaaaaagaagaaagaaaagaagag CAAGTcagatgataaaaatgtaaataaaaaggactcagagaagaaaaagaagaaagaaaaggaaaaagagaagaaaaagaaagaggagaaaggcaaAGATAAGAAAGAAGA ggagaagaaagaagtcaCAGTTATTGATCCCTCAGGAAACACATACTACAACTGGCTGTTTTGCATCACCTTACCTGTCATGTACAACTGGACTATGATTATTGCAAG agcATGTTTTGATGAACTTCAGTCTGATTACTTAGAATATTGGCTCATTTTTGATTACCTATCAGACATAGTCTATCTTCTTGATATGTTTGTACGAACAAGGACAG gttACTTGGAACAAGGACTGCTGGTAAAGGAAGAGGTTAAACtcatagagaaatataaatcaaacttGCAATTTAAACTTGATTTTATATCACTGATACCAACTGATCTGCTGTATTTTAAGCTAGGGTGGAACTATCCAGAAATTAGATTGAACAGACTGTTAAGGATCTCTCGGATGTTTGAATTCTTCCAGAGAACAGAAACGAGAACAAACTACCCAAACATTTTCAGGATTTCTAATCTTGTTATGTATATTGTCATCATTATCCACTGGAATGCATGTGTGTACTTCTCTATTTCCAAAGCTATTGGATTTGGAAATGACACATGGGTGTATCCTGATGTTAATGATCCTGAATTTGGCCGTTTGGCTAGAAAATATGTGTACAGCCTTTACTGGTCTACACTGACTTTGACCACAATTGGTGAAACACCACCTCCTGTGAGGGACTCTGAGTTTGTCTTTGTGGTGGTTGATTTCTTAATCGGAGTGTTAATTTTTGCTACCATCGTTGGTAACATAGGTTCTATGATTTCCAACATGAATGCTGCCAGAGCAGAATTTCAAGCAAGAATTGATGCAATCAAGCAATATATGCATTTTCGAAATGTaagcaaagatatggaaaagaGAGTTATTAAATGGTTCGACTATCTGTGGACCAACCAAAAAACGGTTGATGAGAGAGAAGTCTTGAAGTATCTACCTGATAAGCTGAGAGCAGAAATCGCCATCAACGTTCACttagacacattaaaaaaagtgcgTATTTTTGCGGACTGTGAAGCTGGTCTATTGGTGGAGTTGGTCTTGAAATTACAGCCCCAAGTCTACAGTCCTGGAGATTACATTTGCAAGAAAGGGGATATCGGGCGAGAGATGTACATCATCAAGGAGGGGAAACTGGCTGTGGTGGCAGATGATGGAatcactcagtttgtggtattgAGTGATGGTAGCTACTTTGGTGAGATCAGCATCCTTAACATTAAAGGTAGCAAAGCCGGCAATCGAAGAACAGCCAATATTAAAAGCATTGGCTACTCAgatctcttctgtctctcaaaagatgaCCTCATGGAAGCTCTGACTGAGTACCCAGATGCCAAAACTAtgttagaagagaaaggaaggcaaatCCTGATGAAAGATGGCCTGCTGGATATAAATGTCGCAAATGCTGGAAGTGATCCTAAAGATCTTGAGGAGAAGGTCACCCGAATGGAGGGGTCCGTAGACCTCTTGCAAACGAGGTTTGCTCGGATCCTGGCGGAGTATGAGTCAATGCAGCAGAAACTGAAGCAAAGACTCACTAAGGTCGAGCGATTTCTGAAACCACTTATTGACACAGAATTTTCAGCTCTTGAAGGATCTGGAGTTGAAAGTGGGCCCATGGACTCCACCCAGGACTGA